agaactctagagatgattttgatctacctgttctagatgaggtcacacttcctcaaaaataacaggttcgcagtctgagagtacttctggatccacacctctccctggtttctcaggttgaggtggtggccaggggtgttttctatcagcttcggctgatacgccagctgcgcctgtttctcgagagcaatgacctcaaaactgtggtacatttgttggtaacctccagacttgacttctgtaaatgcactctacgtggagctgcctttgtatgtagtccgaaaacttctgttggttcagaaaggcagccaggttggtatctgagtcatctctgagagaccacattactcctctgttgatggagctacacaggctgccaataggtttccgggtaaaatacaaagtgttcgttataacttataaagccctaaatggcttaggccctgggtatttaagagagcaccttcttcactatgagcccgaccacccattgaggtcacttgaggaggtccgtctccagttgccaccaactcatttggtggctacacagagatgggccttctcagttgctgtcccaagattgtggaatgcactccctaccgagatacgagcctccccatctctggcaattaaaaaaaaaaaaacaacttctgaaaacacatctcttcaacccaGCTTTCtaggctttttaaaacttgtttttaagttgttctggctatttaactgttgttttatgacgttttgttaattattgttttatgctgttttataatgtgttttaattgttaattgattttctttttattatttatttttacattttatatcccgctcttcctccaaagagcccagagtggtgtactactattttaatggtgttttaatgtgtaaaaactctgagccttttggaagggcggtataaaaatttaataataaaaaaataaaaataaagtaccTTCTCCAGCAGACAGGCATCTGCCCCCACAGTGACCCATGTGTGTTCCTGCATAGAAATACACATTTGGTCCCCCTCCTATTAGGCAACACCAAGCCCTTGCATGGTCACAAGTTATTTGGTGCATCTGCAGCAGGGGAAGATCCATGAGTATCCataggaggggtttttttttggggggggggagagcatatTCATACAATAGTTAAACAGAAAGCTAAAATGTTACTCATGCAGTAGATTGCTGAAGCCAGGGGACAACTGTTCTCCCTGCAGTTGCTCACATAGGCAAAGCCTTTCTTTGATGTATTCCATGTGTAAGGGCAGCTGTGCCAGTTTTGGCCATGGCTAAAAAGACCCCCAGGCTCTTTGTGTAATTTGGGGTGCCATGTAATAGGGATGGAAAAGCAGCAAAAAAACCATTCTAAATGAATCAATAGAAGTACAGGTCATAGGAGTTTAGGTCAAGTGAGCCTGCCTGTTCAAGAGGAGGTATGAATGAGAGATTTTCAGATCTGTGCCAGAGAAGGAGTTTATGTAGGAGCTGTTGCTCTACAGACCTGATGCTCACAGTTTCTCTTGCCAAAAGGGAAGGGGGGCCTGAATAGCAGACTGAATTGATTCATTGATGCCAGTGTTAATGATCAGATGTTGAAACGCTTGAGTATAAACACACCCAGCAGCTCCCCTGCTTCCCCCCAATGCCAGACAAGACAAAGCTATTGGCACACTGGTATGTTTGCCTGACTGTGGGAAACccctatataggaagatgctgataggcatcctctcatactgcgagggagatggcaatggcaaatgcatcctgtattctaccaaagacaaccacagggctctgtggtcaccaggagtcgacaccaactcaacagcacactttactatgAGTGTGATTTCCTGCAGGCTTGAGAGCAGGTGCTCGGAAGTGTCCATTTTAGGAGTAGTTACTTAtttagttatatttatataccacctgctgtgtatctctaggtggtatacacaatttaacacaaatatgacagtaaaaacaatttcatagaataaGAAATTAGCCTTGCTTTCCACTTTAAAATCACTACATTCCCTCTCCTCCTTTTGGTGTCTTAATTCTCCTTCCCCACTTCTGGTTCTATTAGACTAAGACTATGGTCAGGGCCTCTCATATTTTAACTGGAACACTTTATATTGTTACATCAGCATCTCACCCGACCTTCACAAAATGCCATTTGGCACAGAGAAAGGTTATTCTAATTTGTCCACCCCAAGAGACAAGCTTGATTGAAAGAGGAATCACATgcctgaacagagatttgaactcagggtcATCGTATCTCCTAAAGCACACTAACTCTACCTGGAATTAGTGTGTCATAGAAAGCCGATGGCTATGAAAAGGAACACTTACATTCCTGGAAGCAGGACTGACTTTTACTGTGCTACTCCTGAACATCGAACAGTTGAACCTCAGTGAGATCTCTGCTAACCAGTTACATCCAGAATACAGATGCATGCTTCTCTTCCACTTTAATAAATCAGTGGATGTCAATGTTTTGGCAAGTGCACATGTAAAGGCCACAATATGAGACAAGTACCTGCAATAGTGCTTACTCAGTTGCTGATGGCATAGCATCATTCTGCACCAAATATAAGGCAGTAACAGAATgctagagagggagggagaggcttaACTCCTATACCAAAGCCACACACTGCTCCTTCCTATGTTTTTGGCAATTTCGCATTTCccacataattttttaaaagatgaacacaattaaaaacatgcAGTTTCCTTCATCAATTCTCTTTTCTTGCCACTATCCTCCCTCCTGGAATGCCTAATTTCCCTTTTTTGTCTGTAATGCCTATAGTGCCCCCCCACTCCAGGAAAAGGGGACACATCCATATACCAGTTGGACAGTAAGCAGAGAGGAAATAGCAAATATTTAGCCCCAAAGGAGGTCTAGACTGCTAGATTCTTAATATATTTTAGTGCAGCATTTCCCAACCTTTATCATCCCAAGGCACACTTCTGGCACTCATTTTGTAGGTTGTCATCTTTATTATATCAGCATCTGAAAAAAAAAGCAAGGCTCAGCTCTCTCCGTTCCCTAGTCTTTCAAGCAGATTGGAGAGGACTGCCATGCCATCTCATCGGTTGGCTCcgccctgctgcctgcccacaaAGAAGAGGCGCCTCTACTGCTGTAGGCTGAACCCTAGGCACTGGCCAAAGCACTCCACAGGAGAATGAAGTGACACCAACGAAAAGACCGTTCCTGTAGATATGTccatagatttatttttaaatcgctttatatatttatactatttttaaaaacaatcctcCCAACACACGCACACGCCCCTCCCCTCTGCCGATCCCGGCAAACGCAAACAATTGAGATGTCAAGCTGTGTCCCAGAGCAAACATCCAAGGGTCCACCCACAGATCTAAAGTGGCTATTTGGTGCCAGATCCATTTCCACCCAGGCTTCCATAATATTCTTTTGGTGCAAGAGTAATTGAAACAGAGGTTATTTTATGGCTCTTTAAAATGCACCCCACAAGAcaacaggggtggtggtggggagacaaagAGAAAGACAAGGCAGAGAAAAAAACTGGCAACATGAGAAACAGAAAAGTTGTGGGAAAGATTGCTAgatagcgagagagagagagagagagagagagagagagagagagagagagagagagagagagaacgcagcggAACATAcaaggaggagtggggagaaggagagagagggagggagggagggagagagagatgcacagAAAGACATCCAGCTGGGAGAAGAAAGCACCACACGTGGGACACCTGCTCGTCCTCCCCAGCCACACAGGAGTCCTGCTAGTTTGATTTAGACCAGATCTTTGCGCTGCCTCGGAGCCTGCGGAGAAGGAAAATGTCTCAGAATGAGCACCAGCAGGCACTATCTGCCTTATGCCCAAACTAGAGGCTTTTATAGACTCTACAGGTTAGCAGATTAGCACCGCTCCCAGGTCAGGAGCTGAGCTGTAGGTGAAACACCAGGGCTCTGCTCTTCTGCCCCATCTGCAGAGAGGCAACGGTCAGACTTGACTGGGACTCCACCTCACCCTTTGCCCTTGGAAGCCTTTTTGCTGGCCTGGCGCTGGTTGGTACCCGGAGCAGGCTCTCGGAGTTCTGACAGATGCTGCTCAGGATCCTGGGAAGtggctgctgcagccgctgctgtcGTCACCTTAATTGTCTTCTTCAGATTTGCCACCTGCTGGGGCAAAAAGATGGGGAGAGAGAACAAGAGGAACAAAATTAAAGTGCCGAAGACAGATTTCATTATACTGGAGAAAAATTCACAGATATGGATCATAACAATACAGGAAAGAGATTTCACCAGGCATCGCAGCAAGCAAAGAGCCAAGGATTTCTCTTGATGACCTGCCACTCCAAGGTTCTGGGTTTAATGCTTTAATAGCCCCAGACTCACACAAGTGTTGCCTACACTTCTGATAACTGAGGCACATTTATTTTCTCATTGgaaattggagatgctgccttgcACCAGAAGAGTGTTACTTTTTGGGGTGCTAGGGTCTCTCCTCACAGAAGCATCTCCCTCACCCACATGTCTTTATGCATGTCTGTTATAGGGATGCCTCCTGATTGGAAGGAGACCAGCCCAGAGCATCTGCTCATGCAGAGTTGGAGCAAGCAGCTTTGAATAATTCTGCAGAATGTCTGCCTCAGGAGTAACTGAATATTCAAAACACATCCAGGACACGACTACCCAGCTCCAGTGGAAGCAGGGCCTAAGAAGGACATCATGCAGATTCACAGTGTACCCTTTGTGGGTGGGTATGCTGGGACTACCTTCTCTCACATGGACCTGCCTGTCAGTTGATATCTGCCATAGAAGCCCTTCTCCAGGTGCCTTTTATGGCTGGGCAAGCAGCTACTGGAGAAAGGGCCTCATCAGGAGTGGCACCCAAGTTGTACAACTCCCTCTCTAAACGTGTGTGCTTGGATCTTTCTTTGCTATGCTTTAGGTGCCAGGCAATATTTGTCCTGCTCCTGCAACTCTAATAGCTTTTAACAATATTGGGAtcattttggggttttttctgtttttttgcTGCTTACCAATATTTTacttgggctttaaaaaaaacaaaaaaacagctggttttattttaatctgctgcttttgtgtgtgttgttgccGTTCTCTATGTTTGTGGCTTTAATTTCaatattgtaagccactttgaggccACCTGGCAATAAGGTGACAAAAACATCTAATAAGGTGAATGACGGCATCTAAGTCATCTCCCCAATAGaaagtaagagtgtgtgtgtattgcaAACTATGCACTTGATTAGGAATGTGGAGAAGTTTACTGGATTCCTAGTTGTATTATGTGCAGAGGCACAACTCAATGCTACATGCTTTAACTGTCAGAATAGTTTGGAACACACATACTCTGCATTGTGACCCAGCGAAAAAAAGCTGAAAGTCAGAAAATGCCACTTAATGTTCCAGGAGTATAAATATAATACTCCTGAGGACATGAGGGACAGGTGGGAGGCTGCTAGTTAAGATATGAGAGACAATGTTTTTCAAATGCACCCTCACTTCTGGAGTCAGAGGTGAGGCTCTGGTGCAGCCCTATAGGCTCACCTCACTCTCGATCTGCTGCTTCAGACCCAGCTGTTGCTCCTTGTGTTGATTGGCTCGGCTAACTTGTTCCTCAATGCTTGAAAGGACAACCTCACAGCCCTGGCACCTGAAAATAATAGACAAGAAAGGTGAAACAGGCAGGACAGAGGCCCACAGAAGAGTCAAGTAAAATCCAAACAAACGCTAGACAGGAGAAGCTCAAGAAGTACCAGGCTTGGAGAACAGGAAGAAACACACATCAAGGAAGGGGAAGATGAACACAATATGTTTGCACAGAAACAATAGTGAAGAAAGAAGTGGATAAGACACCAAGAGTCATCCTGGGAGAATGCTGAATTGCAGACTGCTTACACAGACACAGAAGCCTTGATGACAACACAGGATGAAACATACAAGATCGCAAACAAACATGCGCATGGATGCATCATCAAAAGATCTTGGCTGCATTATTCTGCAACACTGCACAACACAGAAAAAGAATTCAGCTTCCAAAGAAACTTGGTTTTCagttgtaaaaagaaaaaagcaagttCCTAGCCCTTGTGTTGCAAAGATCTTAAAAGATGAAGGCAATGCCTGATGAAATCTCAGTAGgtagcagaggaagaggaaatattTTCTGTGGTCCAAAGTTGGGTGCTCAGTGTCCTGTATGTTCTTTGCCCCTTTGTTAAGTCTAACAAACACAGAATAAAGTCATGCAAAGTTGTAAAGAGATAGACATGCACAATAAGAGCAATTATAGAGATTTGCCTCATTTGCAGAGTTTGCACAGATCACAGAATTCTCtttttgtggcacagaattctgaTGCTTACAATGCAGAATGTACACTATGTTCTGATCCTGGAGCCATTTGTGAAGAAATAACAGAAGAGGATTTTCAAGGActaatggtacagcagggaaataacttgcctagcgagcaagaggttgccgatttgaatccctgctggtatgtttcccaaactatgggaaacacctatatcgggcagcagagatcgAGGAaggtgcttaaaggcatcatctcgtactgtgtgggagatagcaacagtaaacccttcctgtattctgccaaagaaaaccacatggctctgtggacagcaggagtagacaccgattcaacggcacaactttacatttaaGGTGTGGTGAACAGCCTCTTAGCCAGTCTCACAATGAATGACAGAATTAAACATGGTACTGATCAGGGGGCTGATGGTGAAAACAGCAGCTTCAGTTTCTCCCTGCTCGCCatataaaataaatgcaaggcaTAAAGGCCATTCTCACGACCAAGCCTACCTGggctcctacccaggtagggctggtcgtgagaactgccaggattaaTTCCAATTCCGGTGCTCCTCTACTGGGTAGCCTTGGTTTTGTACACAGGCTAGGAGTGAAGTGGGATGTGTGCACAAGCGCTCTTCTACCTTACCTCAGCCATCAGTTTGAGCTTCCACAGAGCCAGGTGGAAGGAGCATCCTGGCAGTGGGGAATCCTCCAATCCACTGTGTCCCTCGCATGGTGCAGTGTGGGATACAGGAGGATGAAGTctagttcccccttccccaccgctACCTtataaatacgacaaatatttatatacacttttcaacaaaagtttccaaaagtggtttacatagaaataaataaataaaatggctccctatccacTGTTGACTCTAAGGCGtatgcgtgctcacaagtttttgtgtgtccactcagttcattttagatcccgctcaggttgaatagggaaggccccactctgaatgcatgtgcacgcacactgccttgatactgccacccagaacaaaattcattccgcacacagatgaaaaaaattagagggaccactgtccctgtccccaaagggctcacagtttaaaaagaaatgtaagacagacaccatcaacagccattggagggatgctgagctgggaaTGGACAGGGCGTTACTCTCCggctggtaaataaagagaatgatcACTGGGATCACTCACGATCCAATCATGTGGGTGCACCATGTAGCAGAGCCTGGGAGTGGCGAGGGTCGTagtgtcctgccttcccccaccctcagGTGGTTGTGGGGAAAACCTTATAATTTTGTGCAACCTCCTACAGGAACCAATAGCATGGAAAACACAGTTGCTGCTTTCTGCATCAGTCTTATGACCAGCTAACAGTCAGTTTCTCTCACAGAAAAGACTCAGGCACAACATACCACATGTGTAACATGATGTGTGTGAGAGGGCGATTCTCTGCTATTCTTGGGCCTGTGCTCCCTACCCGCAGATGCAACCTGAGAGAGTCTCCTTACCACTCCTGAAGGGTGCGGGTGATGGCGCTGAGCTCCTCCCTGCGGATATCCCGCCCAATGCTGTAATCCACCTCTAGGCGCTGGTTGCGCTGGTCCAGGCTTCCACGCAATACATCTGCATACACTGCCTCAATAACCAAGTCTTCTAGTTGGCGCACATTCTTAAGCTGAAGTTGCTCCAGGAGCACTGAGTAAGGGATGCACTGTAGGGACACAAGTCAGTGTGAGGGGCAGCCCCCAGAAAAGTGAGGGGAACAGGCCACAAAGGCATATGCATACTACCTTGAGTTTGGAAGCTAGTGTGACGACCGAGAGATGGCGCAGTTTGTTCTTCTGAGCCTCTGTTAAAGGAGGCAGATTCCCAGCTTCAGCTGCTCTCGGGAGATAGAAAAAAACAGCTGTCATCACAGCACGTTAGATGCCCTTAAATCCCTGCTTCCAGTGGTGGGCCAAGATCCACCCACTCTGCAATACACCAAAGTTCTTTCACATTTTTCATGCCCACTTCCTTTCTTTGGGTCAGACACTCAACCCTCAACTGCTAAGGTTGCTTCTCTTCTCAGACACAACTTCATTTACATCATTATGAAATTTACATGAAGACACACAGACAAATCTTTCCAGGCAGCTAGTGATCCCACACAGTCTCTTTCACCCTTTGGGATTCAAACCCTGCAAGTACAGACATCATACCAGCAAGCCATAAGTCAATGTATTTTCTGCTTTTAACTTTCTTCCTCAAGAACAAGGATACATGCCACACAAACCCATCATACTTCAAGACATAATCCAAGAGTGGTAGAAAAAGCAGCCATTACAAGCGAAGGGAGGACACAAAGAGCAGAGCAGAGGATGGAACAGAACCTAGAGCTTGGAAGCTCTTGGTCAACCTCCAGCATACTCAGTTTCATACTCTGGGATACGACGTTTGTGCATTCTGCCCCTGTTCTTGCTCTTCTGTGCCTTCCCTCTCTAGCCATTTCTCCCTCTCTTGACTTGAGTTTCCTAAAGACAAGAGGAAACATACCCAGGTAATCTGTATACGTCCCATAGGCAAACACTGTGAGCAGATGGAAGACAGAGGAAAACTCGCTGTCAGCTAGCTGTAGGGAagtggggagtggaggaggggggaaaaaacacaTACACCAACATTCAGCATAAGCAGCAGAAAAATAGGGGGGGAAATCCTATCTACTTGCAAATTCCTTCCCAATTTGCTCCAAAAACAGTCTGGCCACATTTTaaagtaaattaaataaataaataataaaatgttttaCCCTTGCCGCAGGATTCTCAACAGTCTTGGGGGCAATAAGTTGTAGGCCCCTCCAATGAGCTGCACCCATCCTAGTTCTATTTCCTAGGCCTAGGAAAGCCAGCATCTGGGCtcagctgtaccacttcagactgcttacaactcccatcatgtgaacAGACTGGGAGTTCACATGGTGGAATGCTCCTCCACACAATAAAAGGTCCCCTGCACAGGGGAAGCGAGGAAGAAGAGTTCTATCCAAGCCTTCTCTTCAGCATGTCACCCCAACCCAacacagtctgaagtggtacagtccaggcacAGGTTTACCACCTGAATGAGAACAAAGCCACAGGGTGCATTAGTTATACACAATGCTTTGATGGCAGAGATGTTGCATTCTACAGATGCACGAATGGCAGCATTCTGTACATGGGAAAAGGCATTTCTTTTCTCAGATAGCATATTTATTATTGTGACAGGTTTGGGGGAATATCATAAGCACTCTACTGGAAATTATTGAtgacacaatggggctattctcacgattagcaaaaatcgggctaggagaccctagcccgatttttgctgatcgtaagaaccaccgggctcagctgcaagcccggtggttcttgagtggctaacccactcaagtagcctgccccttagcccgggtttgcggagcaagcgctctgcaaacccgggctattggatcatgagtagccatggcgcggctccacggctactcacgagcagacccccgaaggggaggcaaaaagccacctcctgactccgggggtctcaccagcaagcaggctccgtcatggagctggcaatcgtgtgggcggccaatacggccgcccagggctccttcagagatcatctgtggggagagtgggcttagcccgctctccccacagtttctccaaaagcaggtctcacggatcgtgagacccgcctcaatgagTGACCAGAAACACAAGCTTCTCCTCACATTCTGTgaagcttttgttttaaaaatcctttCAAGATTAGGTGCTTCAGAAGCATGGgaatgggggtgtgtggggggcagggggggagtcTATTCCTGGTTCTGTTGGTATAATAACCCCACCCCTACTCCTTTAGCCGAGTCCATGTAGTAACACTCTCTCAAAAGAAAACATATATGAGGAAATAAAGGAAAGCAATCATGTACAGAGTGCCTTTGCCTCAGCACTGAGAAATTACAACCTGTATCTACACACTTGTCATTAAGAAGAGGCACATCCATGCAACCCCAGcagaaaaaatcttttaaaattaaacattacCCCAAACTCCCTTGATAGCATTCTGAGAACAGAGCCCCCTCcctaattttcttttaaaattctaaCCTTCAGAACTTCAGATACATCCTGTGCTGATTTTCCATGCTCAGCTattaatacaggtggccctcaatgTCTGTGGTTTCagcaactgtggttttgtgtatccacggATGGGTCTTAGAAACCCCATTTCATTAGCCATGGTACTAAAAATAGGCAGTTTTCtcctatccacagttcctgggcCACCAGAGGTGACTTTcatggtcacttctggtccagaggcagcatggagccattttgtggctcatgttTGCTTAAAAAAGAGCCCACAAAAATCAACCAAAAAATATTAatcaggcatcatctcatactgtgcaggaggaggcaatggtaaatccctcctgtattctatcaaagacaaccacagggctctgtggtcgcctggagtcgacaccgactcgacagcacactttacctttactaagtCAGTGCTGAAAGAGGTGGTCTTGCAGAACTGAGTCACCAATTAACAGAGACAGGAGAAGCTACTCAGACACAGGACAGAGGGGCTTTAAGCTCTCCATATATCTGGAGCAATACAATGTTCTCAGAGCCCTCACCCTCAGAGTTTCAGGGCTCACCTCTCGAACATTGGGCATGTCAAGCAGCTCCCCAAAGACATAAATGCCAGGTGCTTCCAGCACTTGATGGATGAGACTGGCCAGGGCAGCTCCACGGGCCGATTTTGCCAGCAGCAGGAACTGCTCCTGGTTTTGCCCAGTCACCTTCACCTCGGCTGCCATGCTGTCTCTGAATCAGTCTCGTCCAGGGCCAGGCTGCAGCCCCCGCAACCTAAAGGAATAAACAAAGCATGACGACAGCTGGCGCTTTTCTTCACACATGTTCCCGAAAGCAACCAAGCCCTGTTAAACTTGCACATTCACCACACACAGAGTTGTTAGACTGTTGGGACACACTTTTGACAATACTTCAGAGCAGCCAACCCCTGCCATACCTGCTCACACAGTCGAAAGAGACTGATGAGAGTCATCAACCGAATGGGTCAATAATTCAACCCCCACCACCCTCCCTCTGGGCGGTAACTCTTCCTCACAACTAAAAGCAAGGAAGGCTTCAATC
Above is a window of Hemicordylus capensis ecotype Gifberg chromosome 2, rHemCap1.1.pri, whole genome shotgun sequence DNA encoding:
- the COPS7A gene encoding COP9 signalosome complex subunit 7a isoform X3 — its product is MAAEVKVTGQNQEQFLLLAKSARGAALASLIHQVLEAPGIYVFGELLDMPNVRELADSEFSSVFHLLTVFAYGTYTDYLAEAGNLPPLTEAQKNKLRHLSVVTLASKLKCIPYSVLLEQLQLKNVRQLEDLVIEAVYADVLRGSLDQRNQRLEVDYSIGRDIRREELSAITRTLQEWCQGCEVVLSSIEEQVSRANQHKEQQLGLKQQIESEQVANLKKTIKVTTAAAAAATSQDPEQHLSELREPAPGTNQRQASKKASKGKGC
- the COPS7A gene encoding COP9 signalosome complex subunit 7a isoform X1; translation: MAAEVKVTGQNQEQFLLLAKSARGAALASLIHQVLEAPGIYVFGELLDMPNVRELADSEFSSVFHLLTVFAYGTYTDYLAEAGNLPPLTEAQKNKLRHLSVVTLASKLKCIPYSVLLEQLQLKNVRQLEDLVIEAVYADVLRGSLDQRNQRLEVDYSIGRDIRREELSAITRTLQEWCQGCEVVLSSIEEQVSRANQHKEQQLGLKQQIESEQVANLKKTIKVTTAAAAAATSQDPEQHLSELREPAPGTNQRQASKKASKGKGLRGSAKIWSKSN
- the COPS7A gene encoding COP9 signalosome complex subunit 7a isoform X2, producing MAAEVKVTGQNQEQFLLLAKSARGAALASLIHQVLEAPGIYVFGELLDMPNVRELADSEFSSVFHLLTVFAYGTYTDYLAEAGNLPPLTEAQKNKLRHLSVVTLASKLKCIPYSVLLEQLQLKNVRQLEDLVIEAVYADVLRGSLDQRNQRLEVDYSIGRDIRREELSAITRTLQEWCQGCEVVLSSIEEQVSRANQHKEQQLGLKQQIESEVANLKKTIKVTTAAAAAATSQDPEQHLSELREPAPGTNQRQASKKASKGKGLRGSAKIWSKSN